ATCCCTCTCTGCTGCGCAGCTCTCCGAGTCCCACAGGGGGAGAGGGGACAACGGAAGGCAATCACGTTGGAAGCAAGTCAATTTAATCCCGTATGAAGCGGGAACAACGGAAGCGGGCCGCTTCCCAGGCAGGGGAGAGCGGCCCGTTGCGCTGACGGTCCTTACGCTTTGGCGTGCTCGCGGACGTCGTTCTTCAGTCGCATCAGGATGGCGCCCATGCCGCGCAGGCGCATGGGGGTGATGAGTTCGGTCAGGCCCATGTCCATGTAGAACTGGTCGGGGATGCTCAGGATCTCCTCGGGCTGCGCGCCGTTCAGGGCCTCGTGGAGGATGCCGGCGTAGCCGCGCACGGTGGGGGCTTCCTCGGGGACCTTGAAGTACAGGTGCATGCCGCCCTGCTCGTCCTGCTCGGTGACGAGGAAGAAGGGGCTGGTGCATTCGGGGACGGGCTGGAGGAATTCGGGGTGTTCGAGGTACTTCTCGGGCAGGCCGGGGAGTTTCTTGCTGTATTCCAGCAGGGCCTGGAGGCGCAGGGGTTTGGGGGCGCTGCGGAACATGCTGACGATGCTCTGGAGTTTTTCCGGCAGGGCGGGCGCGGCGTCGGTCATGCGCGGAGTGTACCGCCGCGCCTGGGGCGGGATTGGGTGGGCCTGTCCAGTTGACCTCTTTTGTCAATAAGTCGGGAGTCAGGGTACAATCCTGGGGCAATCGGCAGTTCCACCACTCACAGGAGGCACCACACCATGGACTACGCGAAAGACGTACTTGTCAGCACCGACTGGGTCGAACAGAACCTCAACAAAGACGGCATCCGCCTGATCGAGGTGGACGAGGACATCCTCCTCTACGACACCGGGCACGCCCCCGGCGCCGTGAAACTCGACTGGCAGGTCGACCTGTGGCACCCCGTCGAACGCGACTTCATCACCCCCGACAAGGTCAGCGAACTGCTGGGCCGCCTGGGGATCAAGGAAGGCGACACCATCGTCCTGTACGGCGACAAGAGCAACTGGTGGGCCAGCTACGCCTACTGGTTCCTGTCCTACAGCGGCGTCAAGAACACCCTGAAGCTCATGAACGGCGGCCGCCAGAAGTGGGTCGCGGAGGGCCGCCCCACCACCACCGACGCCCCCAGCGTCGAGGCGACCAGCTACCCCGCCCTGACCCGCGACGACAGCCTCCGCGCCTACCGCGACGAGGTCAAGGCCCACCTGGACGGCGTCCGGAACGGCACCGGCGCGCTGGTGGACGTCCGCAGCCCCGACGAATTCAGCGGCAAGGTCACGCACATGCCCAACTACCCGCAGGAAGGCGTGCTGCGCGGCGGTCACATCCCCGGCGCGCGCAGCATCCCCTGGGCGAAGGCCACCAACGAGGACGGCACCTTCAAGAGCGCCGACGAACTCAAAGCCCTGTACGAGGGTGAAGGCGTCACCGCCGACAAGGACGTCATCGCGTACTGCCGCATCGCCGAACGCAGCAGCCACACGTGGTTCGTGCTGCGCGAACTGCTCGGCTACCCCAAGGTCCGCAACTACGACGGCAGCTGGACCGAGTGGGGCAACGCCGTGGGCATGCCCATCGAGAAGAGCTACAGCGAAGCCTGACCGAGGCGTTCAGGTGCGTCGAGTGAACTGCTCGGCGCACCTGAACCGAGCAGAGCGAGAAGCCGTAAACACAACGGTTAGAGGTGGAGTTGAGGGGCGTGCCCTTGGCCCCTCAACGGAACTGAACACCGTTGTGAGCACACCGGAGATTCGAAGCGTGCCGCCCGTGGGGACCTTCCCCTGGGCGGCACGCTTCCTGCGCTTCACGTTCCGGTCCGGCGCATCTGCGGCATCCCGGCTGGCGTGGGGGTGCTAGCGTGCCGTATTCCAGTTGTACCCCGGAGGTCCCATGAGCCGAATCCTAACTGCTGCGCCGATCGTTCCCACCGGGGCCCACGCCTGACCACTTCCGGCGGACGCCCCGGCCCAAGCCGAGGTTCCCCACGTGAACACCTACACCCTTGAAGCGGCCACGCACGACACGCTGGCCGATGTCGTCGCCCTGATTCCCGATTCCGCCGAGGCGGAGCGGCGCCTGACCTTCACCCTCTCGCGGGTCGAGGCCGGAGCGCTGCGCCCCGAGCAGTTCCTCATTCTGCGTTCGCCCCGCGGGGTGGAGGGCGTCTGCCTGCGTCCCGCCAGCCCACAGATTCCGCTGCTCCCGCGGCTGCGCGAGGACGTCCCCGCCGAGGCGCTGACCGCCTTCCTGCGTGAACTGCGCGCGGCGGGCCCGCGCCTGATCCTCGTGTCCACCCAGGCGCCGCTGCGCCGCGAGGAGGCCGAGACCGCCGGGTGGGCCTTTCAGGAGGCGAACGTCGTGTATGAGAGGGCCGACCTCCGCGCCCGGTCGTACCCGGCCGACCCGCACGTTCAGCCCGTGACCGTGCATGATCCCGGCGTGGCAGAGGCCATGACGGCGCTGGGCCGCGAGGCCTGGACGCCGGGCGAGGACTGGACGCTGTACGCCCTGACCCACGCGGGCGAGGTGGTGGCCCTGGCGGCCCTGGGGGCCAGCGGTCGGCCCGACACGGCCGGGATCGACCTGATCGGTGTCCTGCCCCAGCGGCGCGGCCAGGGCTTCGGGGCTCGGCTGCACGCGCACCTGCTGCATCTGGCCGCGCAGACCTTCGGGACGCACGTGGGCGGCACGGAGGCAGACAATCACCCCATGCGCCGCCTGTTCGAGCGGCACGGGGCGCGGCTGGTGTCCACGCAGCTGGACTTCCGCGCCCCTGCCGTCCCTGCGCCTTGACCACCCCATACGGACTCGCGTAGAATTCTCTCTTGGTCAAGCGGGGCAGGGCGACCAACAGCCATCAGCGGCGCGTACGCGCCCGCCCAGGCGGCCCGAACCCCAGACGGAAGCCGTCCCAGACGAGCGACCGGACTACGAAGGAGGCACTCACATGCCCAAGATGAAGACACTGAAAGCGGCCAGCCGCCGGGTGAAGATCACCGGGACCGGCAAGGTCATGGCGTTCAAGAGTGGCAAGCGCCACCAGAACACCGGCAAGAGCGGCAACGAAATCCGCGGCAAAGGCAAGGGCTTCGTCCTCGCCAAGAGTGAATGGGCCCGCATGAAACTCATGCTGCCGAAGGGGAAGTGAAGTAGATGCCTCGCGCCAAAACCGGTATCATCCGTCGCCGCCGTCACAAGAAGGTCCTGAAGCGCGCCAAGGGCTTCTGGGGCTCCCGCAGCAAGCAGTACCGCAACGCGTTCCAGACCCTGCTGAACGCCGCGACCTACGAGTACCGCGACCGCCGCAACAAGAAGCGTGACTTCCGCCGCCTGTGGATCCAGCGTATCAACGCCGGCGCCCGCCTGCACGGCATGAACTACAGCACCTTCATCGGTGGCCTGAAGAAGGCGAACATCGACCTGAACCGCAAGGTCCTGGCCGACATCGCCGCCCGCGAACCCGAGGCCTTCAAGGCCCTCGTGGACGCCGCCAAGAACAGCAAGTAAAACGGCTGACAAGAACGCCGCCGCCCTTCCGGAAACGGGGGCGGCGGCGTTCGTCTGCTTCAGGGTTGTCCCTGTTCATCCTGAAAGATGTCCTCGATGGGGACGCCGAACAGCCGGGCGAGTTTGAAGGCCAGGGGCAGGCTGGGGTCGTACTTACCGGTTTCCAGGGCGTTGATGGTCTGGCGGGACACGTCCAGCGCCTCGGCCAGGGCGCCCTGGGTCATGTTGCGTTCGGCCCGCAGGACTTTCAGCCGGTTGTTCATTCCGGTTCCTGCGTGTCTCGGCGTGTCAGGAGGGCGTGCGTGCCAGCCAGGGTCAGCCAGCCCAGGTATGAGAGGCTGAGGAGAGCGATGGCTGGGACGGTTTCGTGGGGGCTGGAGGCGCTGATCAGGGCGGTCAGGGTCAGGGCGGTCAGCGTGACACCCAGGGCCACGGCGGCAGCGATCAGCAGGACATGTCGGCCGTACTCGTCGCTGTCGCGGTAGTGGAAGGTGAGGCGTGCGGCGTCCAGGAGTGGAATAGCGGCCAGCAGGGCGGTGGCGGTCAGATTGACCTGTCCGCGTGGGCCCAGCATGAGGGCTGCCAGGATGCCCAGGGCGCACGCGCCGGTCAGGGTGGCCAGCAGGGTCTGGTGCCGAGCGTGGCGGCGGGCGCGGGTCACTGGCGCAGGTCTCGGGCGACGTTGCGGGCGGCGATGACGAGCAGAACGGTGGCGGTGGTGACGGTCAGCCAGTAGGCGAGGTGAGTGACGGTTCCGGCATTAGGGTGACTGCTGGCCTGGCCCATCAGGAACAGGGGCGCGCATGAGACGGCGACGAGGGTCAGGAGCTGGCGGGTTGCAGGGGTCAGGTTCTTCATGTCATCTCTCCTTGTCTTTGGGTCAAGCTTGCTTGACATAAGAGTAAAGGATGCCTGACCCGATGTCAAGCAGGCTTGTCTTATCGCTGTTCTGTTGGTTTCGGTGACAACCCGGAAGGACACCCGACTGCCAACGCTACGACCGAAATTCGCTCTCGCATCTGCTGGCACGGCAGGCCAAGACCGTTCACGAAGTCATACGGACTCCCTTTGTTTCGCCGACAATTCGGAACTTCACCGGATTGCCAGCTTCACGTCCGGAACCCGTTTGGCATCCGCTCGGACCCAGCGGGCTTGACGGCCCATTCAATCGGAGTCCGTGTAACAGCGGTTTCCAGTTCCATTGCAGGGCCAACGGCACGCCCCTGGGCTCCACTTCCAACCGCTGTCGTTCACGGCTGCTCGCTCCGCTCGTTTCAGAGGCGTTGAGGAAATCCCTCAACGCCTCTGAAAACCGCTGTAAGGAGTCTCCGGCACTGCCATAACGGCGGCGGGCCGGGGGTAAATTCCCCGCGGCCCGCCGCGACGTCCCTGCCTGCGTTTTACGGTTCGAAGGTGTCCTGGAAGGCGTAGCGGTCGCCACGCACCCAGTAGTTCACGTAACTGGCGCGTTTCTGGCCGCTGTAGGTGGTGCGGCGCAGCAGGAACGCGGCGGTGCCCAGCGGCACGCGCAGCAGGTCGGCTTCCTCCTGGCGGAGGTTGACGGCTTCGAGGTTCTGCTCGACGCGCTGCAGGGGCACGCCCAGGCTGATCATGATCTCGTGGATGCTCTCGGCGCCCAGGTTGTGGTCCAGCAGGTTCGGGACGAGGCTGC
This region of Deinococcus sp. JMULE3 genomic DNA includes:
- a CDS encoding SufE family protein is translated as MTDAAPALPEKLQSIVSMFRSAPKPLRLQALLEYSKKLPGLPEKYLEHPEFLQPVPECTSPFFLVTEQDEQGGMHLYFKVPEEAPTVRGYAGILHEALNGAQPEEILSIPDQFYMDMGLTELITPMRLRGMGAILMRLKNDVREHAKA
- a CDS encoding sulfurtransferase: MDYAKDVLVSTDWVEQNLNKDGIRLIEVDEDILLYDTGHAPGAVKLDWQVDLWHPVERDFITPDKVSELLGRLGIKEGDTIVLYGDKSNWWASYAYWFLSYSGVKNTLKLMNGGRQKWVAEGRPTTTDAPSVEATSYPALTRDDSLRAYRDEVKAHLDGVRNGTGALVDVRSPDEFSGKVTHMPNYPQEGVLRGGHIPGARSIPWAKATNEDGTFKSADELKALYEGEGVTADKDVIAYCRIAERSSHTWFVLRELLGYPKVRNYDGSWTEWGNAVGMPIEKSYSEA
- a CDS encoding GNAT family N-acetyltransferase, producing the protein MNTYTLEAATHDTLADVVALIPDSAEAERRLTFTLSRVEAGALRPEQFLILRSPRGVEGVCLRPASPQIPLLPRLREDVPAEALTAFLRELRAAGPRLILVSTQAPLRREEAETAGWAFQEANVVYERADLRARSYPADPHVQPVTVHDPGVAEAMTALGREAWTPGEDWTLYALTHAGEVVALAALGASGRPDTAGIDLIGVLPQRRGQGFGARLHAHLLHLAAQTFGTHVGGTEADNHPMRRLFERHGARLVSTQLDFRAPAVPAP
- the rpmI gene encoding 50S ribosomal protein L35; amino-acid sequence: MPKMKTLKAASRRVKITGTGKVMAFKSGKRHQNTGKSGNEIRGKGKGFVLAKSEWARMKLMLPKGK
- the rplT gene encoding 50S ribosomal protein L20, whose product is MPRAKTGIIRRRRHKKVLKRAKGFWGSRSKQYRNAFQTLLNAATYEYRDRRNKKRDFRRLWIQRINAGARLHGMNYSTFIGGLKKANIDLNRKVLADIAAREPEAFKALVDAAKNSK
- a CDS encoding helix-turn-helix transcriptional regulator, translated to MNNRLKVLRAERNMTQGALAEALDVSRQTINALETGKYDPSLPLAFKLARLFGVPIEDIFQDEQGQP